The Pseudomonadota bacterium genome segment CCGTGAATATGTTACCATCAGTCGGGGTACTCCTGGTGGTGGGGTTGTAACCCGGGTGGGAAACCATTGTTTTTTGATGGCCTATTGTCATGTAGCCCATGATTGTCAGCTGGGTGATCAGATAATTATGGCTAATGGAGCCACCTTGGCCGGTCATATTCTTATTGAGAATCAGGCGATTATCGGTGGTCTGGTGGCCATCCATCAATTTTGCCGGATCGGCTGTTCGGCCATGATTGCCGGGATGGCCGGGGTCAGCCAGGATGTACCGCCTTACTGCCTGGCCTCTGGAAACCATTCCCGCTTGCATGGTCTTAACCTGACTGGTTTAAGGCGACAGGGATTTTCTAAGGAAACTACCAGGGTTTTAAAAAAGGTTTTTCGCCTGCTTTTTCACCGTATGCCGGGGACTGGATTGGCCCAGGCCGTGGAAAAGGTGGAGAAAGATTATGTTCAATTTCC includes the following:
- the lpxA gene encoding acyl-ACP--UDP-N-acetylglucosamine O-acyltransferase, with protein sequence REYVTISRGTPGGGVVTRVGNHCFLMAYCHVAHDCQLGDQIIMANGATLAGHILIENQAIIGGLVAIHQFCRIGCSAMIAGMAGVSQDVPPYCLASGNHSRLHGLNLTGLRRQGFSKETTRVLKKVFRLLFHRMPGTGLAQAVEKVEKDYVQFPEVRHMLEFIRGSERGICRKS